DNA from Brachyspira aalborgi:
CTTAAAGTAAACGATATTGCAAAAATAATAAATACGAGTTTCGCAGGATACAAGGCTACTACTATAACGCCAAAAAATTCCGATTGGAATGATATTGATGTAACAGTTCAACTTGAGAATTCGGATAAAGTGACGATTGAAGATATTAAAAAAATAAGCGTTCCCGTAAAAGAAGTTTTAATTCCATTATCTTCTATAGCCGATATAGTGAAGAGCTACGGTCCAAATATGATATACAGAAAAGACAGAAAGAGAGTGACAACGGTTTATGCAAATATTTCAGAAAAACCTTTAAACGAAGTTATGGCGGAAATTAAATATAAAATGAATAATCAAATATTTATTCCCGCTGGAATATCTATAAATTACGCGGGAGATTTTGAGGATATGAAAGAGGCTTTTAATCAACTTATTTTAGCTTTAATTTTAGCTTTAGTTTTGGTTTATTCGATTATGGCGAGTCAATTTGAATCTTTTATAGCGCCTTTAATTATAGCTTTAGCCGTTCCTTTTGGACTTGCTGGTTCGTTAATTGCTTTATTTATATCGAAAACTACTTTAAGCGCATATAGCGCGATTGGATGCGTAGTTTTAGTAGGAATAGTAGTAAATAACGGAATCGTTTTAATCGATTATATGAATCAACTTATGAGAGAAAAAAATATAAACGGAGATGAAGCGGCTTTAGAATCTGGCAATAGAAGATTAAGACCTATTCTTATGACTACATTAACTACAATACTTGGAATACTTCCAATGGCTTTGGGTTCGCAGAGCGGAAACGAAATGTATAAACCTTTATCAATAGCTTTGCTCGGCGGACTTTCAATATCGACAATATTTACTTTAATTATAGTTCCTACAATTTACGGCGCTATAAGAAATAAAATTCCTTTGAAAGATTATGATAAAAAAGATTTTGAGAGTAAGAAGGATTTTATTAAATAATAAAAGCGTATATCGATAAAATACCAATATGCGCTTTTATAAAAGTTTAATTATTTTATATTATATTTTTGTATTATTTTATTTTTATATACTTCGGCTTGAGTTCCGTAAATTGCTTGTATTCCGTTGCCTATCCTTAATACTTTTTTAGAATTAAGAGAATTCCAAACTTTATCGTCCGCTACTTTATTAGGGTCTTTAACTGTCACTCTTAATCTTGTGATGCATGAATCTATATTTTCTATATTATCTACTCCGCCTAAAGCCTCTACTATAGAATCTATTATTTTGTCATCGTCAATATTTGATTTTTCTCTTTCGTTATAATCCGCTCTTCTATATAATTTTGCCTCTCCGCCCGCTCGTCCTGGCGTTATAAAATTAAATTTAATTATCAAAAATTTGAATAGGAAATAATAAACTATAGAATATATAGGTCCTAATATTAAAATCCATTGATACGAAGTTTTAGACATTCCTTGCAATAAACCGAAAAAAGTAAAATCTATTAAGCCTCTTGAAAAAGTAACGCCTACGGCAACATTTAACATATACAAAAGCATATATGATAATCCTTCTAAAATCGCATGAATAACATAAAGCAATGGAGCTACAAATAAAAAAGTAAATTCTATAGGTTCTGTAATTCCCGTTAGAAACGAAGTTAAAGCCGCTGATAATAATATGCCTTTTACTTTCTGCTTATTTTCATCATCCGCTACATTATACATAGCCAATGCGGCTGCGGGAAGTCCGAACATCATAGGCAGATAGCCGCCTTGCATAGTTCTTGTCGCTGCCGAACTAAAATGCGCTACTGTCGGGTCGGATAATTGCGCAAAAAATATTCTCTGTCCTCCAGCAATCATTTGTCCGCTCACCTCCATTACTCCGCCTAATTCTGTATACCAGAATAAAGGATAAATTGCATGATGAAGTCCAAATACATTTAACATTCTCATACAAGCTCCGTAAAAGAAAGTTCCTATATATCCCGTAGCCGCAAATAATTCGCCTCCATGAACTATCGCTTTAAATATGCTTGGCCAGATAAAAGGAAATATAGCCGCTAAAGGTATAAAAAATATCATAGTTAAAACGGCAACAAATCTATTCCCGCTAAAAAACGCTAAATAATCGGGCAAAGTTTGATTTGCAAATTTATTTGTTATAAAAGCGGATAATAAACCGCATATAATTCCGCCGAAAACTCCCGTCTGTAAAGTAAATATTCCAAGCTCTCTCGCATATAAAGCCGCTGTTCCAGCCGCTTCTCCCGAACTTAATCCCGAAGCTATTAAAGCGTCTACCGTAGTATTTTCAGGATTATAGCCTTGAAAATTTAATATTACTCCTATAACGGTATGGAATAATAAGAATCCTACAACAGCAGAAAGAGCCGCCGTCTCTTTGCTTTTATCCGCCATTCCTATGGCTATACCGACTGCAAATAAAAGCGGTAAATTTGCAAATACGAAATTACCAGCGTTAAAAAATAGAATCAAAATATAATTTAACGCCGTTCCGCTTTTTAAGAAAGTTAAATTATAAGTTTCTATTAATACTGGACTTGTGAAAGCTCCTCCTACTCCAAGCAATATACCAGCCATTGGCAATATAGCTATCGGAAGCATAAAGGACCTTCCTATTTTTTGTAATACGGCAAATGCATTTTTCATTTTGCCCTCCTTAAATTAATAATTTTTATGCGTTTAATCTATATAGATTCTATCGCCTTAATAAATTTTTCCGCTATTTGTTTAGGTCTAGTTATAGCTCCTCCAACTACTACGGCTAAAGCTCCCATTTGAATCGACTTTTTAGCTTTTTCGGGAGTGTCTAAATTTCCTTCTGCAATTACGGGTATCTTTACCGCTTTCAAAACCTCTTGTAATGTATTTAAAGGATTATCTCCTTTTGTATAATCGGTATATCCGCATAATGTAGTGCCGACTATATCTATTCCTATTTTTTCAGAATAAACCGCTTCATCTACATTAGATATATCGCCCATTACAATTTGATTTGGGTATTTTTCTTTTATATTTTTTACAAAATACTCTAATTCTACATTATCGGGACGCTGTCTTCTTGTAGAATCTATGGCTATAATATCTACGCCTTCTTCCACTAATTCATCAACTTCCTTTATAGTCGGAGTAATATATACATTACAATTTCCATAATTTCTTTTTATTATTCCTATGATAGGCAGATTAGTATTCTTTTTAATCTCTTTTATATCGGATATAGTATTTGCTCTTATTCCTCCAGCGCCAGCTTGAGTGGCTGCTAAAGCCATTTTTCCCATTATAAAAGAACTATATAAAGGTTCGTCTTCTAATGCCTGACATGACACTATGAGTTTTCCTTTTATTTGATTAAAAATTTCTTTCATACCAAAACCTTAATTAATTATTCTACGGTAGAAAATCCGTTTCTTACTTTTGATGTTTTATCCGTAGAAATTAATCCCTGCCTCAAACCGTCTCGCCATACTTTCCAAATATGTCCTCCGTTTACAATTCTTAATTCAACATTGTTTCCTAAATTTTTTAATTCTCTATATATCGATACGGCTCTTTCT
Protein-coding regions in this window:
- a CDS encoding N-acetylmannosamine-6-phosphate 2-epimerase, whose product is MKEIFNQIKGKLIVSCQALEDEPLYSSFIMGKMALAATQAGAGGIRANTISDIKEIKKNTNLPIIGIIKRNYGNCNVYITPTIKEVDELVEEGVDIIAIDSTRRQRPDNVELEYFVKNIKEKYPNQIVMGDISNVDEAVYSEKIGIDIVGTTLCGYTDYTKGDNPLNTLQEVLKAVKIPVIAEGNLDTPEKAKKSIQMGALAVVVGGAITRPKQIAEKFIKAIESI
- a CDS encoding PTS transporter subunit EIIC — encoded protein: MKNAFAVLQKIGRSFMLPIAILPMAGILLGVGGAFTSPVLIETYNLTFLKSGTALNYILILFFNAGNFVFANLPLLFAVGIAIGMADKSKETAALSAVVGFLLFHTVIGVILNFQGYNPENTTVDALIASGLSSGEAAGTAALYARELGIFTLQTGVFGGIICGLLSAFITNKFANQTLPDYLAFFSGNRFVAVLTMIFFIPLAAIFPFIWPSIFKAIVHGGELFAATGYIGTFFYGACMRMLNVFGLHHAIYPLFWYTELGGVMEVSGQMIAGGQRIFFAQLSDPTVAHFSSAATRTMQGGYLPMMFGLPAAALAMYNVADDENKQKVKGILLSAALTSFLTGITEPIEFTFLFVAPLLYVIHAILEGLSYMLLYMLNVAVGVTFSRGLIDFTFFGLLQGMSKTSYQWILILGPIYSIVYYFLFKFLIIKFNFITPGRAGGEAKLYRRADYNEREKSNIDDDKIIDSIVEALGGVDNIENIDSCITRLRVTVKDPNKVADDKVWNSLNSKKVLRIGNGIQAIYGTQAEVYKNKIIQKYNIK